The DNA region AGATGCTAGAGTTTAGGATCCAACTTTAGCGAATCCAAACAAAGACAAGCTGCTTGACAAGCTTCTGTGTAGTCTCTATTTCGGGACTCGCAAGTCGCAAACAGCAAATTTGAAATCGTGTCGAAAAATAGCCGATTGTGCAAAATACAGATCTATGATACGAATCACTGAATCGGACGTCTTCAGTTCACCAAAGATGAAAAGAACACAAATAAGACGTGCTCGAACCATCCCACGCGAACCCTCGCCTCGCTCCACACGTGTGCAGCGCGCTGGCCTCTGCCTCACCACTTCACAGTTCACACACGAGACAATCACACCGCCACTGCTCCCCTAGTccactactactactactactactactaccagacgcctcctcgccggccgcgccgcTCCCAACCCCGCACGcttctcttctccctctcctccgaTGGCGACGCTGCAGCTCAACCACATCGCGCGGGAGACCTCCGACGTGGCCCGCCTCGCGGCCTTCTACGAGGCCGTGCTGGGGTTCGAGCGCGTGCCTTCCCCGACCTACTCGGGCTTCCAGGTCGCCTGGCTTCGCCTCCCGGGCTCCCCCGACGTCGCGCTTCACCTCATCGAGCGGGACCCGGCCGCGGCCCCCGTCGCGGTGGGGCCCGGCGCCGagggcgcgccgccgtcgcagcTGCCCCGGCGCCACCACCTGGCCTTCTCCGTCGCCGACTACGACGGGTTCGTGACCGGGCTCAAGGCGCGCGGCACCGAGCTGTTCGAGAAGACGCAGCCCGACGGGCGCACGcgccaggtcttcttcttcgacCCCGACGGTGAGAGGCGCCCTGCTCTTCGTGTCTCGATTTCTACTCGATTTACGGTGATCGAGAGAGGTTACAGAGATCGCACTTTGGCGTTGCTTTTCTCATCGTCAGATTGATGAAAAATTGGGTCCATGCTTGTTGCGATTGGCTAGAGAACTGTATCTCTTCAATAGTCCACAACCTCGAAAGTTGAATTGGATAGGGAACAGAGTACAGACTAGTAAACTACTGTAATGCAATACTGTTCCATTGAGTATCTACACAGACCACTTCTACAAAAACAGAACTAATAATCCTGTGACCTGTTGCTTCTGAGGGGGTGTTTGGATCACGGGACTACAGCAAGTATGATGTTTGAGCATAGTTCCGATGCAGTCCCCATTGCCTAAGGCTTG from Panicum hallii strain FIL2 chromosome 9, PHallii_v3.1, whole genome shotgun sequence includes:
- the LOC112872662 gene encoding uncharacterized protein LOC112872662: MATLQLNHIARETSDVARLAAFYEAVLGFERVPSPTYSGFQVAWLRLPGSPDVALHLIERDPAAAPVAVGPGAEGAPPSQLPRRHHLAFSVADYDGFVTGLKARGTELFEKTQPDGRTRQVFFFDPDGNGLEVTSSAAGRDK